Genomic segment of Gammaproteobacteria bacterium:
ATGAACCGGGCGGCCTGATGCGCACCAATATTCCCGCGTTCCGCCTGCCGGTCGCGGTGCTCACGGAAGAGATCGACATGATTCTCGACATGGGTGTGGACCTGAAGCTGGGTGCGCCGATCGACAGCATGCGCGCGCTGCTCGCGCAGGGTTTCGACGCCGTATTCGTGGGCAGCGGCGCACCGCGCGGCAAGAATCTCGAGATTCCCGGCCGCCACGCCGATGACGCGCACGTGCATATCGGCATTGACTGGCTGGAATCCGTGGCCTTCGGCCACATAAATTCGGTCGGCACGCGCGTGCTCATCATCGGCGCCGGCAATACCGCCATGGACTGCTGCCGTTCGTCGCTGCGCATCGGTGCCAGCGACGTGAAAGTCATGGCGCGCAAGCCGCTCACCCTGACCAAGGCGTCCGACTGGGAACTGGAGGAGGCGGTCGAGGAAAGCGTAGCGATGGTTGAGTGCCACTCACCGAAGGAATTCGTGGTCGAGAACGGCAAGCTGCAAGGCATGAATTTCGAGGTGCTTGAGTACCACGAAGAAAATGGCCGGCTGAAATCGAAGAAAACCGGCGAGAAGTTTTTCCCGGCGGACGACATCATTCTCGCCATCGGGCAGGAAAACGCGTTTCCCTGGATCGAAAACGATCTCGGCATCGAACTCGATCAGTGGCACGTGCCGGTGGTAAACAAGACCAGCATGCAGTCCACGCGCAATGGCGTGTTCTTCGGCGGCGACGCGGCCTTTGGTCCCAAGAACATCATTTGGGCGGTGGAGCACGGACATCAGGCGGCGATCTCGATTCACAGGTACTGTAATGGCGAAGACATTGCCGAGCGCCCGGCGTACGGCATGAACCTCGTGAGCACCAAGATGGGAATCCACGAGTGGAGTTACAGCAACAGCTATGACCCGTCCGCGCGGCGGCTGGTGCCGCACGTGAGCCTCAAGGAGCGCTTCAAGAAGATCAACATCGAAGTGGAACTCGGCTTCACGGCCGAGCAGACCGAAGTGGAAGTGGAGCGTTGTCTGAATTGCGACATCCAGACGGTATTCTTCGCGCCGCTGTGCATCGAGTGCGACGCCTGCATTGACGTCTGTCCCACGCACTGCCTTACCATCACCGCCAACGGCGAGGAAGCCGAGCTGCGCACACGCCTGAAAGCGCCGGCCGAGAATCTCACGCAGCCGCTGTACGTGTCGGCAGCACTGAAACAAACCGGACGCGTCATGGTCAAGGACGAGGATCAATGCGTGCACTGCGGGCTGTGCGCTGAGCGCTGTCCCACGGCGGCCTGGGACATGCAGAAATCTACCGTGAAAATTGCCTACGCGGGCGATCTGTCAGCTCCGGTTGCGCCCGTGCGCAAGCGTGCTTGAACATGAACGCACGCGTCAACGACTTCGTCATCAAAATCGCCAACGTCAACGGCACCGGATCGGCGAGCGCCAACGGCCTGTTGATGAAGGCCGTCTTTCGCATGGGCATCCCGGTAGTAGGCAAAAATTTCTTTCCCTCCAATATCCAGGGCCTGCCCACCTGGTTCGAGATCCGCGTGAGCCGCGAGGGTTACCTGGCGCGCTCCGGGCGCGTGGACCTCATGGTGGCGATGAACGCCCAGACCTATGCGCGCGATCTCGCCGAGGTCAGCGCCGGCGGCTACCTTATATATGACTCCACCTGGCCGCGCGACAAGCAACTGGTGCGCGAGGATGTAACTGTTATCGGCATCCCGTTCGCCCAACTGGTGAACGGCGAGTTCGAGAACGTGCGTGCCCGCGTGCTCATGAAAAACGTGTGTTACCTGGGCGCGCTGGCGGCGTTGCTGGAAATCGACATGCAGGTGGTGGAGCAACTGCTCAAGGAAACCTTCGCCGACAAGCAGAAACTCATCGCCGGCAATCTCAAGGCCATCGAACTTGGCTATAAGTACACGAAGGAACACGTCACTTGTCCGTTGCCGTTGCGACTCGAGGCCATGCACAAAACCAATGACCAGGTGATGGTGGACGGCAACATGATGGCGGCGCTCGGCTGCGTGTACGCCGGCGCCACCGTGGGCGCCTGGTATCCGATCACGCCGTCCACGTCACTGATGGACGCCTTCAAGGAATACTGCGAGCGCTATCGCGTGGATCCGGGAACCGGCAAGCATCGGTATTGCATCGTGCAGGCCGAGGACGAGCTCGCGGCCATCGGCATGGTGCTGGGCGCGGCCTGGAACGGCGCACGCGCCTTCACGCCCACCAGCGGCCCTGGCATCTCACTGATGAACGAGTTCATCGGCTTCGCCTATTACGCCGAAATTCCCGCGGTGCTGTTCGATGTGCAGCGCGTGGGTCCGTCCACCGGCATGCCCACGCGCACCCAGCAGTGCGACATCCTGTTCTGCGCCTACGCCTCGCACGGCGACACCCGCCATGTGCTGCTGTTTCCCGCCGATCCGGGTGAATGTTTCCACATGGCGATCGCGGCCTTCGATCTCGCCGAACGGCTGCAGACGCCGGTATTCGTGCTCTCCGATCTCGACATCGGCATGAACGACTGGATGGTGCCGAAGATTCGCTGGGACGAGAACTACGTTCCCGACCACGGCAAGGTCTATACGCGCGCACAACTGGAGCAGATGCAGGTATTCCATCGTTACACCGACGCCGATGGTGACGGCATCCCGTATCGCACCTATCCCGGCGTGCACCCCAAGGGCGCATTCTTCGTGCGCGGCTCCGGCCATAACCGCCGTGGCGGCTATACCGAGGACGCCGACGAATATAAGGACGTGCTTGACCGGCTGCGGCGCAAGCACGACACGGCCAAGGAACTGGTGCCGGCGCCGGTCATCAAGAGCCGCAAGGGCGTCACCACCGCTGTAGTTTCGCTCGGCAGTTGCGATGCGGCGGTGCGTGAGGCGCTGGACGTGCTCGCGCGCGAAGGCACCGAGGTGAATTACCTGCGCGTGCGCGGTTTCCCCTTCAGCAAGGCGGTGGAGGAATTCTTGAGCCAGCATGAGCGGATTTTCGTGGTCGAGCAGAACCGCGATGCGCAGTTGCGATCGCTGTTATTGCTGGAAACCCACGTGGAGAAGCACAGACTGAATTCCATCCTGCACTACGGCGGCATGCCCATGGATTCGCGCTGCATCGTCGAGGGCGTGAACCGCGCGCTCGCCAAACCTGCTGTGGCTTAGGGTAACGGAAATGCACATTGCGGAAAAATCCCCCCGCGCGCCAAACGCTTGCCCCCCTTTGCAAAGGGGGGCGAGGAGCGAAGCTCAGAGCGGGCAGCCAGGGGCGAGTTGCGCCGCGATGAGCGGGCGGCCATGGATGGCCGCCCTGGACCCGGACACGGAGCAGGATTGCGGAGTGTTCGAGGCTGCCCTGGACTTTCGGGCGAAGCAGGATTGCGAAGCTCGAAAGAGAGGGGATTTCGGCAGCGCACAACGTGATGTCACGTTCAACTTGGCGGCCATCATTCACTTTGTTCGCACGAGAATTGTATGAGTTTCATGCGCAAACCCGCGGTCAGCCACTCCATGCTCGCCAAGAACGAGCGTGGCCTCACGGTGCGCGACTACGAGGGCAGCATGTCCACGCTGTGCGCCGGCTGCGGCCACGATTCCATCACCGCGGCCGTGATCCAGGCGTTCTGGGAACTCAACATCGAGCCCTACCAGGTCGCCAAGATGAGCGGTATCGGCTGCTCTTCCAAGACGCCGACCTATTTTCTGTCCGAAGCCCACGGCATCAATGCGGTGCATGGCCGCATGCCGTCCATCGCCACCGGCGCCAACGCCGCTGACCGCAACCTGTATTACATCGGTATCTCGGGCGACGGCGATTCGCTGTCCATCGGCTTGGGACAGTTCATCCATGCGATGCGCCGCAACCTCAACATGCTTTATATAATCGAGAACAACGGTGTCTACGGTCTGACCAAAGGCCAGTTCTCGGCCTCGGCCGACGTCGGCAGCAAGGCCAAGAAGGGCGAGGTCAACCAGCAGCCGCCGATCGATCCGGTAGTCGCGGCGCTGACGCTCGGCGGCAGTTTCGTGGCGCGCAGTTTTTCGGGCGACAAGGCGCAACTGGTACCGCTCATCAAGGCGGGCATCATGCACAACGGCTTTGCGTTGCTCGATGTGCTCTCGCCCTGCGTGACCTTCAACGACCACGAAGATTCCACCAAGAGCTACGCCCATACCCGCCAGTTCTATCATCCGGCCGTGCACGCGGATTTCATTCCGCCGAGAAAGCCCATCCGTGCGGCCTACGACGAGGGTGAGGCCATGCCGGTGGAACTGCACGACGGCAGTACAGTGCTGCTGCGCAAAGTGTCGCGCGACTACAATCCCAAGAGCCGCGGCGACGCTTATTCCTATCTGTACGAGCACCAGAAGCAGGGCGAGATCGTTACCGGCCTGCTTTATATAGATGAAGATCAGCGCGAAATGCACGACATCAGCAACACCGTCAGCCAAGCGCTGCGTGATTTGCCGTACGCCGAGCTCTGCCCCGGCGCCAAGGCCCTGGACGAAATCCAGAACCTGTATCGCTGAGCCTGCGCCGCACTGCGGCCTGACCCGACCGCGTCACCACCTGGTAATGGCGCAAGCGCCGCGGCATCGCGAGTAGAAAGCCTGCATCCTTCGGATAGTAGCGCGCGCGTCCGATATCCTCGCCGGCAAATGCGCGGATGGCCTGGGGCGAATCCCACAGGCTCAGCAGCACGATCTCGCTTTCCTTGACGCCTTCATCCAGCAGTACCCAGGTGCCCAGATGGCCGGGCGTGGCGGCATAGTCGCGCAGGCCGGTGCGGCGCAGGTACCTGAGGTAGGCACCGGCTTTATCCCGCGGCACACGTCCGCGCCACTCCCGCAGGATTGTCGGGTGATCCGCGGCGAACACCGGGGCGCGCGGCAGCCGGGCATGGGCCAGCACGATCGGCGGGTAGCTGCGGAAATACGCCACCAGCGCCAGCCACAGCGGCCGCGGGTATTGACGGACATAATCCGCGAGGGTGTGCCACAGGGGCAGGAAGTAATTCAGGTCCAAGTCAGAAATATTCATGATGGGGCCCTCGCCGCTGTAACCGTCTAGCTATAGCTAGACGGTTACAGCATAGACTGGACACTGTAACTAGTCAAGTGTGATACACTGGTTACAGGTAAAAATTGTGGAAGCTTATGAATACCCCGATTCGTAATCTGGAGACCCTGGATTGGGTGGCCGGCCACCCGGCCCTGGACTTCGTCAATACCGTTTCCTGGGCGTCCGCGGGGCATCCCGACTACCTGCACGGTTATGCTGACCTGCTGGCCTGGACGGCGCAGGCTGATCTCATCAGCCCCCAGGGCCGGCGCGCACTCAGCGAAGGCAGCGGGCACGCCCAGACGAGCGCCTTCAAGGAAGCCCAGACCCTGCGGGAATCCCTGCGCGCCATTTTCCAGGCGATCGCAGAGGGGCGGGGTCCGCCGCAGGCGGCGCTCGACCATCTGAATGCCGTGGTGCAAAAAACCGTGGGGTGGCGGAGGCTCAGCCTTGAGGGGCGTAAAGTGCGCAGCGATTGGAACTTCGCGGGCGCACCACCTGGCGCTCTGCTCGGCCCTGTCGCGTGGAAAGCAGTGGAGCTGCTGGAAGACGGCCCGCTGGAACGTGTCAAGGAGTGTCATCCCGGCTGCGCCTGGCTGTTCCTGGACACCTCCAGGAACAGCTCGCGTCGCTGGTGCAGCATGCAAACCTGTGGGAATGACGCCAAGGTGCGGCGCTTTCGCAAGCGGCTGAAAGCCGCTGCAGTGACTTAGAAATGATTTCGGACCGTCGAAGCTTGCGCGGGTTTTGCTTCGGCCCCCGGTAGCCGGAAGACATCCACAACCTGTATCACTGACCGTCGCCTGCGCGCGCTGAGGGGAACAAAATTCAGCCGAGCTGGTATCAAGAGCAAGCCGGATTCCATGCGCAGCGAACTTCTCCAGCGACCGTCCTGACACGCACGCGCGCGGAAGGCGTAAAATTCCCCGCTTTCCCGGTTCCGAAAAACAATCCATCTGTCTGGAGGTGTCCCATGTCGCTGTCCATGTACCAGGCGTCCGTGCCGGTGTTCATCCGTGCGCTGACCAATTTGTCCGCCATCCTCAAGAAGGGCGACGCTTACGCGCAGGCGAAAAAAGTTGAACCTGCGGTGCTAGTCAACGCGCGCCTGTATCCGGATATGTTTACGCTGGTGCGCCAGGTGCAGATCGCGAGCGATACCGCCAAGGGCTGCGCTGCGCGCCTCGCCGGCCAGGAGCCACCGAGCTTTGCGGATCAGGAGCAAACCTTTGCAGAGCTGTACGCGCGCCTCGACAAGACCATTGCCTTTCTCAAGACTCTGAAACCCGCGCAAATCGACGGCTCGGAGGAACGCGCCATCGAATTGAAGATGCGCGACCGCACGCTGCACACCAAGGGCCGCGAGTATCTGCTGGAACGGGCGCTGCCGAACCTGTTTTTCCACGTCACCACGGCCTACGGCATACTGCGTCACAACGGCGTGGAAGTCGGCAAACACGATTTCCTGGGTGCGTAAATCCCGGTTACGCAAGCAAAGGCCGCTCCCTGCTGGAGCGGCCTTTGCTTATCAACACACTTCGCGCTACTGGATCGGCGGCAAGTGCGGGTGGTGGTTGGGGTAGGGCGGCCGCGGGAACTCCGCTGCCGGATGTGCTTTCAGTTCCTGCATCAGTACTTCCACGGTTTTTTCCAGTTGCGGGTCGTGGCCTTGGCGCACCAGCTTCGGATCCTGCCAGACCTCGACGTTGGGCGCGATGCCGTGGTTCTCCACTTCCCAGTGGCCGTGCAGGCCGTAGATCGCCCAGCGCGGCGCGGTGATGCGCCCACCGTCCATAAGCACCGGATAGCCGCCGATACCCACCAGCCCGCCCCAAGTGCGTTCGCCGATGAGCGGTCCGATGTCCATGCGCTTGAAATACCACGGCATGGCGTCACCGCCGGAGCCGGAGAACTGGTTGATGATCATGGCTTTGGGGCCGAAGATTGCCTGCGTCGGCTCGGTGTAATCTTCGCCCTCACGCGTGGCCACGCGGCTCATCGGCTTACGCATCAGGTAATCCACGATGTAATCCGCCAACTGGCCGCCGTGGTTGTAGCGTTCGTCAATCACCGCGCCCAGTTTGTCGGTCTGCGCGAAGTAATAGCGGTTGAAGCTGGTGAAGCCGCCGCCGGCGGTGTCCGGCAGATGCACGTAGGCGAGCTTGCCGCCTGATAGCTTGTCCACCAGGCGCCGATTGCCTTCCACCCAGTCGAGATTACGCAAGGGGAATTCATTCGCCACCGGTACCACGGTCACGTCGCGCGCGCCCGTGCCGTCCGGATTCGGCCCCACGCGCAACACCGTCTGCTGGCCGGCGGTGCCGACGAAGTAGCTGTAGAGATTATCCCGCGCGGTGAGTGCCCGGCCGTTCACCGCCAGCAAATACTCACCGGCCTTGACGTTCACGCCCGGTTGGGTAAGGGGCGCCTGCAATTGCGGATTCCAGTTCTCGCCGCTGTAGATCTTGGTGAAGCGGTAGCGGTCGTGCTCGACCGTGTAATCAGCGCCCAGGAGACCGATGTTGAGTTTCTTCATCTCCGGTTCGGCGCCGCCGCGCACGAACATGTGGCCCACGGACATGTAGGACAACATCTTGCGGAACAGGAAATTGAGATCATCGCGGCTGGCGATGCCGGGCAGATACACGGCAAAGCGCTGTTCCGCGAGCTTGAGATCCAGGCCGTGGTAATGTGGGTCATAAAAGAAATCCCGCTCGATGCGCCACACCTCGCGGTACATCTGGTTCCATTCCTGCCGCGGCACTACCCACACCTGCATGCCGGCGGTATTGATCTGGCCATCGCCGGGTTTCGGCGGCGCGTCGCTCTTGGCAATGAACCAGTTGTCCTTGACCTGGTAAAGCATCTTCTCCCCGTTGAAGGACAAGGTAAATGTCGCGACACCGCTTAACAACGGTTTGGTCTCGCGGTCCTTAAGCGTGAATTTCTGGACGCTCAGAGGCGCGGGTCCGCGGCCCATGAATACCAGCGGCGCTTCCTGCAGATACAGCACGCCGGATTCGCCGGCGGTCAGGCCCACGTAATTCGCCGCCTGGATCGGCAGCGCCAGGGTGCGTTGCAACAGACCCTGGAAATCAATGCTCACCGTCACGGGTTTTTCTGCGGTTTTTCCCGTGCTCTTGTCTTCGGGCGGTTTGGGGGATGCGGCGGGTTTTTCATCGTCGCTCAGGGGCGCGATGGGCGAGGGCAGGTCGCGGCGCAACACCGCCACGTACACGCTGCGCGTGACCGGATGCGCTTCGCTGGTCATGTCCAGCCAGCCGGTGGAAAGTCCCATGTCGGTGCTGGCGGTGAAATACAGATACTTGCCGTCCTTGTCCCACACCGGGTACAGGCAGTCGCTCATGCCGTCGGTCACCTGATGGGCCTTGCCGTCGGCGAGCGAATACACGAACACCGCGCGCAGGTGATTTGGCAGTTGTTTGGTGTAGGCCAGCCACTTGCCATCCGGTGACCAGGACTGGTCAAACTCGTGCAGCGGCGTGTCGAACAGATCGGTATCCACTTTCACCGGCGCGGGATGATCCAGGTCCACATACCAAAGATTCAGACGTTTGTCGCTGTAGGCAATTTTCCTGCTGTCCGGTGACCAGCTCGGCGAATAAAAGAACGACGGTGGCTGGCCGAGATTGATCACGCGCGGCGGTTTCAGGCCGTCCTGATCGCGGATGTACAGCGCGTATTCGCCGGAAGCGTCGGAGAAATACGCCACGGATTTACCATCCGGCGACCAAGAAGGGTCGCGCTCCGCGGCGCCGGGCGTTGCGCTGATGTCGCGGATATCGCCTTTTTCCGCCGGCACCGTGAGAATCTCGCCGTGCGCTTCAAAAACCGCGCGCGCCCCGGTCGGGGAAATTTCCGCAGTGAGAATATCCTTCGCCACCTTGACGAAATGCGGCGCCAGCTGCGGCATGTCGCCCGCCACGTGCAGGTTCAGCGGCGTAGCGAGGTGCGACTTGAGGTCGAACAGGTACAGTTTGCCCATCTGCGAATACACGATGGCGCCGGGCCCGGCCGAGGCGGAGTCAATGTCAAAGCCGTCGTTGTTCAGCAGTTTGGTTACCTTCCCGGTTTGTGTGTCATAGGCGAACAGCGTCACCGGTCCGTCACGGTCGGAAAGGAAATACACCGTGTTGCCCACCCACATGGGATCGCGGTCATTGGAATTGTCACGCGGAATCTTCACTACGCTGGAATCCGAGAGCCGCGCGATCCAGATGGGCGTGGTCTGGCCGCCGCGATAACCTTTCCAGTCCGGCTCCCACTGGAATACCGGACTGTAGGCGAGATGCGAGCCGTCGGGAGAGTGCGCACCGTCCTCGGCCATGGACAGTGGCAATTGCGTGGGCAATCCGCCGGTTACCGGCACTGTGAACAGGCGGTTGGA
This window contains:
- a CDS encoding FAD-dependent oxidoreductase, with the protein product MKPTDTTHPDYFHRVVDCQWACPAHTNVPEYIRLIAQGRFADAYMLNRESNVFPGILGRTCDRPCEPACRRGRVDEKPVAICRLKRVAADYREDIRARLPKIPQQKNGRRIACVGAGCASLTVANDLLPLGYQITMFEKQHEPGGLMRTNIPAFRLPVAVLTEEIDMILDMGVDLKLGAPIDSMRALLAQGFDAVFVGSGAPRGKNLEIPGRHADDAHVHIGIDWLESVAFGHINSVGTRVLIIGAGNTAMDCCRSSLRIGASDVKVMARKPLTLTKASDWELEEAVEESVAMVECHSPKEFVVENGKLQGMNFEVLEYHEENGRLKSKKTGEKFFPADDIILAIGQENAFPWIENDLGIELDQWHVPVVNKTSMQSTRNGVFFGGDAAFGPKNIIWAVEHGHQAAISIHRYCNGEDIAERPAYGMNLVSTKMGIHEWSYSNSYDPSARRLVPHVSLKERFKKINIEVELGFTAEQTEVEVERCLNCDIQTVFFAPLCIECDACIDVCPTHCLTITANGEEAELRTRLKAPAENLTQPLYVSAALKQTGRVMVKDEDQCVHCGLCAERCPTAAWDMQKSTVKIAYAGDLSAPVAPVRKRA
- a CDS encoding 2-oxoacid:acceptor oxidoreductase subunit alpha translates to MNARVNDFVIKIANVNGTGSASANGLLMKAVFRMGIPVVGKNFFPSNIQGLPTWFEIRVSREGYLARSGRVDLMVAMNAQTYARDLAEVSAGGYLIYDSTWPRDKQLVREDVTVIGIPFAQLVNGEFENVRARVLMKNVCYLGALAALLEIDMQVVEQLLKETFADKQKLIAGNLKAIELGYKYTKEHVTCPLPLRLEAMHKTNDQVMVDGNMMAALGCVYAGATVGAWYPITPSTSLMDAFKEYCERYRVDPGTGKHRYCIVQAEDELAAIGMVLGAAWNGARAFTPTSGPGISLMNEFIGFAYYAEIPAVLFDVQRVGPSTGMPTRTQQCDILFCAYASHGDTRHVLLFPADPGECFHMAIAAFDLAERLQTPVFVLSDLDIGMNDWMVPKIRWDENYVPDHGKVYTRAQLEQMQVFHRYTDADGDGIPYRTYPGVHPKGAFFVRGSGHNRRGGYTEDADEYKDVLDRLRRKHDTAKELVPAPVIKSRKGVTTAVVSLGSCDAAVREALDVLAREGTEVNYLRVRGFPFSKAVEEFLSQHERIFVVEQNRDAQLRSLLLLETHVEKHRLNSILHYGGMPMDSRCIVEGVNRALAKPAVA
- a CDS encoding 2-oxoacid:ferredoxin oxidoreductase subunit beta, whose translation is MSFMRKPAVSHSMLAKNERGLTVRDYEGSMSTLCAGCGHDSITAAVIQAFWELNIEPYQVAKMSGIGCSSKTPTYFLSEAHGINAVHGRMPSIATGANAADRNLYYIGISGDGDSLSIGLGQFIHAMRRNLNMLYIIENNGVYGLTKGQFSASADVGSKAKKGEVNQQPPIDPVVAALTLGGSFVARSFSGDKAQLVPLIKAGIMHNGFALLDVLSPCVTFNDHEDSTKSYAHTRQFYHPAVHADFIPPRKPIRAAYDEGEAMPVELHDGSTVLLRKVSRDYNPKSRGDAYSYLYEHQKQGEIVTGLLYIDEDQREMHDISNTVSQALRDLPYAELCPGAKALDEIQNLYR
- a CDS encoding ABATE domain-containing protein, whose translation is MNTPIRNLETLDWVAGHPALDFVNTVSWASAGHPDYLHGYADLLAWTAQADLISPQGRRALSEGSGHAQTSAFKEAQTLRESLRAIFQAIAEGRGPPQAALDHLNAVVQKTVGWRRLSLEGRKVRSDWNFAGAPPGALLGPVAWKAVELLEDGPLERVKECHPGCAWLFLDTSRNSSRRWCSMQTCGNDAKVRRFRKRLKAAAVT
- a CDS encoding DUF1993 domain-containing protein, producing the protein MSLSMYQASVPVFIRALTNLSAILKKGDAYAQAKKVEPAVLVNARLYPDMFTLVRQVQIASDTAKGCAARLAGQEPPSFADQEQTFAELYARLDKTIAFLKTLKPAQIDGSEERAIELKMRDRTLHTKGREYLLERALPNLFFHVTTAYGILRHNGVEVGKHDFLGA
- a CDS encoding PDZ domain-containing protein: MRVALVALLFILFAPFAATANPPLLLQTPTLSRTQIAFAYGDEIWIAPRTGGDARVLVGGNGLARDPKFSPDGNLVAYTGNYDGSDNVYVVPAAGGEPRRLTWHPNDNGVVGWTPDGQQVLFNSHRDSNTDSNRLFTVPVTGGLPTQLPLSMAEDGAHSPDGSHLAYSPVFQWEPDWKGYRGGQTTPIWIARLSDSSVVKIPRDNSNDRDPMWVGNTVYFLSDRDGPVTLFAYDTQTGKVTKLLNNDGFDIDSASAGPGAIVYSQMGKLYLFDLKSHLATPLNLHVAGDMPQLAPHFVKVAKDILTAEISPTGARAVFEAHGEILTVPAEKGDIRDISATPGAAERDPSWSPDGKSVAYFSDASGEYALYIRDQDGLKPPRVINLGQPPSFFYSPSWSPDSRKIAYSDKRLNLWYVDLDHPAPVKVDTDLFDTPLHEFDQSWSPDGKWLAYTKQLPNHLRAVFVYSLADGKAHQVTDGMSDCLYPVWDKDGKYLYFTASTDMGLSTGWLDMTSEAHPVTRSVYVAVLRRDLPSPIAPLSDDEKPAASPKPPEDKSTGKTAEKPVTVSIDFQGLLQRTLALPIQAANYVGLTAGESGVLYLQEAPLVFMGRGPAPLSVQKFTLKDRETKPLLSGVATFTLSFNGEKMLYQVKDNWFIAKSDAPPKPGDGQINTAGMQVWVVPRQEWNQMYREVWRIERDFFYDPHYHGLDLKLAEQRFAVYLPGIASRDDLNFLFRKMLSYMSVGHMFVRGGAEPEMKKLNIGLLGADYTVEHDRYRFTKIYSGENWNPQLQAPLTQPGVNVKAGEYLLAVNGRALTARDNLYSYFVGTAGQQTVLRVGPNPDGTGARDVTVVPVANEFPLRNLDWVEGNRRLVDKLSGGKLAYVHLPDTAGGGFTSFNRYYFAQTDKLGAVIDERYNHGGQLADYIVDYLMRKPMSRVATREGEDYTEPTQAIFGPKAMIINQFSGSGGDAMPWYFKRMDIGPLIGERTWGGLVGIGGYPVLMDGGRITAPRWAIYGLHGHWEVENHGIAPNVEVWQDPKLVRQGHDPQLEKTVEVLMQELKAHPAAEFPRPPYPNHHPHLPPIQ